A stretch of DNA from Tsuneonella amylolytica:
GCGGAGCTCAATGGTCTCGATCGTATCGATCGGACCAGGCCGCGCTTGTGGCCAGAGAGCTGGCTGGTTCCTGCTTGTATTGCCGGCTCTTTCGGGTGCCCCCTGGGTGGCAGACCGAAGATCGGGCTGCGAGGCAAGCTCATGCCTTGACCTACGCGCAGAAGGAGGCCGCAGATTGCAGCTCATCGCGTTCACTGATTGCCCTCTTCGAACTTCGGCGCTCGGTCGAAGTCAGCACGACCGAACGGAAGGTCGCGGAACAGATAGCCGTAGTAGAACTCGCGCAGGCGGGCATGGTAGGCCCGAATGCGATCTTGGTAGGCGAGCTGCGCTTCCAGATCGGTGTCAGCCATGCGCGTCAGCAGCGCCTGCACGCCGACGGACGGGAGAACCCAGCCCAGGCTTTCGGCCAGTGCCGCGCGCCGCTCCAGCCCCGCCCGATACTTCTGCACCAACGGCGCGACGCTCTCGTCCCCATTCTGGTGAAAGGCCAAGTACCATTTGTAATGAAACTCGTGGGTGAGCGGCGGCGAGTCGGCCCACCGCGGATGATTGGCGTAGAAGCGCCGCATCGTATCTTCGCGCGGAATGTCCCAGGCGCGATTGACCATCTCGCGCTGGGCAAGTGCGATCTCGGCCCCTTGGTTCACCGGCACCGCGCGGTTGATGACCACATGGGCGAGCGTCGGCAGCACTAGCACCAGCACGATCCAGACCGCCGCCAACGTCGCCGCATTCGCGACCGAGCTCCATCGCAGGCGCGCAACCAGCAGCGCGAGCAAGGTCCAGAACAAGAGGTAAGCGCCGGCGATGCCAATCACGGCAAACGTGGTGGCAATCGGAACGGCGGACAGCGCTGCAGCGGCCGCGAACGGCACCGCGATCATCGCAAACAGCAAGGCGAACCGAAGCAGTACACGGCGACGCCACAGCCTGCGCCCGCCGACGGGCAGCGCCTCCAGCGTCCGCAGCCGGCCCGCCTCGCGCTCCGACGAGGTGAGATCGTGGAACAGCACGAGCGCAAACAGGGGCGCGAGGAAGACCAGCACGAAGGCGAAGTCGAACCGCCCCGGCAGAGCCAGCTCCGGGTTGAACACGTCGCCATCGTAGACCTGCGCCTCCAGCCCCAGTGCTCGCACGCGCAGGATGAACGGCGATACGTCACGCATGCCGAGCGCGGCGAACGCAAGCGGCGAAGGCGCATCCCACGTGGGATGGAAGCTGTAATAGGCCGCGCTGCCCGCATCCTCCGTCCGGACGACATAATCGGCGACGGCGGCGATGTCCTCCGCCTGCGCCTCCGGAATGGCGGCGATCTGCGCGCGCTGCCGCGACACTTCCGCCATGCCCGTCCCTAGTGCGGCCACCGTCAGCACCCCTAGTAGAGCCAGCGCGATGACCGCCAGCCGCGCCCGCAGCAGCAGCCGCAGCTCGAACATCCACAAACGCATCACTTGGCTCCCAGCCGGCGCGTTGCGCGCCACAGCATCAGGCTGGCCAGCACCAGCCATGCGAGGACAATCCCGAGGCCCGGCAGGGCGCGGGCTGTGAGGGCGGCACCGTCCGGCGCCTGGTAGGTGAAGTCCGGAATCGCCTGCCAATTGCCGGCCTCGATCCGCTTGCGGCGATCCGCACCGGCGTCGGAAGCCGTGTCGTCGGCATAGGAGACGCTGTCGGCCTGCAGTTGGTTCAACCGCTGGACGACATCGTAGCGATAGGCCTCCGCCTGCTCGAGGAACCGGCGATGACCCACGAAGCCAGTCCCCGCCGCCGCCATGGACAGGCTTCGCAGTGCGATGGTGGGGCTGACGAGCCCAATCGCGTTGATGATGCCGTTCTGACGCGCCTGCGCATCGTAGCTCTCGTTTGAATACCGATCGAACAGCTCGGAGGTAAGCCGCTCCCCCTCCAGCGCCAGCAAACCCTTGTAGTTGACCGGCAGGTCCTCGACCCGGTCGGCGCCATAGCGGTCGAGCACCGACTGCTTGAACTCGGCGAAGTGGGGGTCGTCGGGGTTGTGACTATCGCCGATCTGGCGGAGGTCGCGAGCGATGGAGACATCGGTCTGCAGCCGGTCTCGCAGTGGCACCGCCGCGCTCGCCACGTCAGGCGCGATGCGCGGCAGCAGAATGGCGACCACTGCCCAGATACCGAGCAGGAGAAGCAGCGCGTCGCGGCTGCGCTGGGCGGCGGCCGAGACGGCGACGATGCCGACCACCCAGGCAGCGAGATAGATGCCGTAGCCAAGCGCGACGACGATCATCGGCAGCGCCAGTGCGCCGGGCTCGCCGGCGATCAGTGCGAAGCCGATCATCGCCGGCAGGCCGACCAGCAGGGCGACGAGGCTCAGCGCGCCGAGCTTGCCGCGGACCAGCTGCCCGCGCGAGGCACCTTGCAGCATCAGCAGACGCAAGGTCCCGCGCTCCCGCTCGCGCGCTACGGCACCGTAGCCGAGGAAGATCAGCAGTAAGGGCGCAACGATCTGCAGCACGAAGGCGGGGGTGAGCTGGCCGAACCGGATCAGCAGGGAGCTTTGCCGCACATCGCCGAAATTGGCGCTATTCTGGCGATGCCCCTCAAGGAACATCGAGCTGCCCGTGAATGCATCGACACCCGGGTCGAAGGCCGCGAGGGGGCTCAATGGCCGATAAATAAAGGTGCCATAATGGACCACGCGGTGCGGGTGGCGATCAGGCTGCGCATCGAATGCTTCCGCGGCGGCCGCCTGGTGGCGTTCGCGCAGGTCAGCGATGCCCTGCTGGTGCGTCCAGGAGGTGAGCGCGGCAGCCAGAGTTAAAAGGACGAGCAGGACAAAGGCGGTGACCGCGACACGATTGCGGCGCATCAGTCGAAGCTCGTCCGCAGCGATAAGGCGGACGGGGCTCATGCCGCCAGCGCCCCCGGCGCGGTAGCGAAGCGGGCGTGAAGCGCGCGGATGTCGAAGCGTTCCGGGCCCGATGCGGTCACTTCCTCAACGATGCGGCCAGCCTCAAGGAATCCGATGCGATCCGCGACGTCGGCGGCGCTCAGCAGATCGTGGGTGACCATCAGCACGGCGGTACCGCGCTCCCGCACACTGCTGAGCAGAGCGTTGAAGTCAGCGGTGGCACGGGGATCGAGGCCGGAGGTCGGCTCGTCCAGCAGCAGCACCGGCACCTGGCGTAGCAAGGCGACGGCGATCGCCACCTTCTGCCGCATGCCCTTGGAGAAGCCGCCGAGCCGCTCGTCCCAGGCGCGCTCCTGCAGACCGGCCGCGGCAAAGGCATCGGTGATCGCGCCCTTGCCCTGCGCCTCGCCCGACAACGCCAGCAGGTATTCGGCATTTTCGGTCGCGCTCAGGTGCTCATAGAGCGCGACGTTCTCCGGCAGGTAGGCGGTCTTGCGGCGCGCCGCGTCGGGATTGCTACCTGGATCGATCCCGCAGACGCTTATTGTCCCGCTGTCCGCTCGGACGAAGCCAAGGAGCGCTGCAAGGGTGGTCGACTTGCCGGCCCCGTTGCCGCCGAGCAGCGCGGTGATGCTGCCTGCCGGGACCTGCAACGAAAGTCCGTCCAGGACGCGATGCCCGCCATATGCGAGCACCAGACGATCGATCAGGATCGGTGTGGATTGGTCTTGTCTCATCGGCTGGTCCTCAAATTTCGAAGCGGAGGGAGGCGCGAACGGTGCGCGGCGCGCCCGGGTAGATCCACAACGCGCTGTAGGAGCTGGCCGCGTATCGCTCGTCGAAGAGGTTATCGACCTCCAGACGGAAGCGGAGCTGCTCCATCAGCGGCGCTTCGATCGCGGCTTTTGCCTTGACGTATCCGGGCAGCAGCACAGGCGTCGCCGCCACCGATCCCGATCGGTCGCCAACGTATGCGACACCGCCGCTCAGATGCCAGTCGCCGCGGCCGGTCGGGATCTGGTGCACCACCAGCAGCGTGCCTGAATGCTCCGGCACATTGAGCACGGCGGGCGTGGGAAACGCCTCGTCATCGGCCCGTGCATCAAGCCAGGCGTAGTTGGCGACGATCTGCCAGCGATTGCCGAGCCGCGCGGACGCGTCGAGTTCGATGCCGCGACTGACGAGGCTCCCTACCGGGGCGAGATAGCTCGGATCGACCGGGTCGGTGGTGAGGATGTCACGCTTGCGAATGTCGAACCAGGTCGCCGCTAGGTCGATGCCGGGCAGGTCAGCAGCAATGCCGAGCTCATAGCCCCGGCCGGTTTCTGGTCCGAAGCCGTCCCCGTTGCGGTCCGTGCCGGTGTTGAGCGAGAAGTTCTCGCCCCAGTTGGCGTGCACCGCGACCACGTCGCTTACCTGGTATCGCGCGCCGACACGCAAGCTCACCGGTTCGTCGATGTTGCGTCCGGTTCCGCCCGTGTTGTTGTTGACGATCGTTTGCCGGTAGGGGTCGATCCGGGCGCCGCCGACCAGCGTCAGCCGGTCCGTGACATCCCACATATCCTGCACGTAGATGGTGCCGGCCCAGCGGCTCTCGTCATTGTTGGTGAACGGGCGCAGCGGTGCCGCTGTCGACCCATACACCGGATCGAACAGGTCGATGGCATAAGGCGCGCCCGCCGACGGATTGATGCGCATCCACCTTTCGCCATAAAAGAAGCGATAGCCCTTCACGCCGATGCTGACGCGGTGCCCGCCAATCTGCCCGGCGAGCTCCAACCGGGCGGAGAGATCATCCACGCTGAAGTTCCGCGACCGGCGCTGGCGCCACAGTGACGTGCCGACGATACGCGACTGATCCGCCGAGAGGCCTTTCAGCGTTCCCGTGCGCCAGACCACGCCGCCGTTCAGCGTCCAGCTGCCGCCGATCTCCGCCAGACCGGTGACCTGGTGCTGATTATTGCGCGACCTGGTGAGCCCGTTCGAAGGCTCTCCGTAATAGTTGGACCGAGGCAGGGCATTGGCATCGCCATCAATCGCCGGGATGCCCCGGTCAAACGGCGTGTCGAACTGGCTGAACTCACCCGCGTAGGTCAGCCGCAGCGCATCGCTTGGCCGCCAGGTTAGCGATGGCGCGACGATGCGGCGCCGGATCGACACGGTATCGCGCCACCCGTCGCTGTCTTCGGCCGCCACCACGATCCGCGCGGCAATCGTGCTCGACAGCGGCCCGGTTACATCGACCTCGGCTCGGCGCGTGTCGAAGGAGCCGTAGCTGATCAGCACATTGGCTTGCGGGGTGAAGCGCGGCACCTTGGTCACGATGTTCACGCGCCCGCCGGGGTCCACGTCACCGAACAGCGCGCCCGCCGGTCCTTTCAGAACCTCAACGCGTTCGGTTGTCGCGGGGTCACGCGGAGGCGCCATGCCCCGGTTAGCGAGGAAGCCGTTGACGTAGTACTCCGCACCACCATCCGGCGTGCCGAGGAAGCCGCGGACCGCGAAGTTATCGATCACACCGCCACGGTTGTTCTGCTGGCTGAAGCCGCTCACCAGTTCCAGCGCATCGCTAAGCCGGTATGTCCCGGCCGCGTCCAGAATGTCGCGCTCGATCGACCTGCTCGACTGCGACATCCGCTCGGTCGCGCGGTCGGACGACAGGGTTCGGTCAACAGTATTGCGGGTGCCAAGCACGACAATCTCGTCCTGCTCAGCGGGCTGCGAAGCCTCGTCGGCGCTATTTTGGGCTTGCGCGTGCGCGGAAGTTGCTCCGATGCACAGAGCGCATGCAGCAGCACAGGAGCGCAAAACGAGTCTGGAAGGGTGGGAAGAAATCAACATGATGCTTTCTGCTTAAGACCCGCGGTGCTGTCGCGGACGTGGTGTGGTGTGGTGTGGTGTGTGGCTTGGTTCGTCGGCTGGCAGGCAGCGCATTCGCCGCCGCATTCGATGACCAGCTGCTGCGGAATGTGACCCGTGGCACCGATCACGTCCCGAACCACGCGGGCCGGAGCACCGAACGGGATCAGCCGCGCCTTCTCGCAGTGAGAGCAGCGCACGAACGCCCAGTCGTGCTCATGCGGGTGGGGCGAGATCTGAACCGCGCGACTGCTCGCGATCGGAATGACTAGCCGGGCCTCTTCAAGAGTGCTCAGGATACGGTAGATGCTGTTGGTGTAGACCTCCGCGCCGCCCTTCCGCAGGGCGTCGGCCAGCTCGTACCGCCCCCACGGGCGATCATGCGTCCAGAGCAGTTTCATGATCTGCAGCCGCAGGGGCGTCCAGGACACTCCCCGCGAGCGGCCGGCGTCCAGATAGCTCTGGAGCTTCGGGCGCTGCGTCTCGCTCATCCTATCGGCACCGCCCATGTCGGCAGAGGTCTTCATACCGTTCTCGCTTTTGCTGCTGGTAAGAGTGACCGCCGCCGGTCCCCGTGTCCGGCGGCGGCCGTCGTGCCGGCACCGCTAAAAGGCGGCGCGCACCCCGAGCACGACATTGCGACCCCGCAAGGGAGCGGCTTCTTTGACGAACGAGACGTGATTGTATGCCAGCTCGTCCAGCAGGTTGGTCGCCCGCAGGAACACCTCGCTGCGGACCGGGCCGAGCGGCAGCTGGTAA
This window harbors:
- a CDS encoding DUF3526 domain-containing protein, encoding MRLWMFELRLLLRARLAVIALALLGVLTVAALGTGMAEVSRQRAQIAAIPEAQAEDIAAVADYVVRTEDAGSAAYYSFHPTWDAPSPLAFAALGMRDVSPFILRVRALGLEAQVYDGDVFNPELALPGRFDFAFVLVFLAPLFALVLFHDLTSSEREAGRLRTLEALPVGGRRLWRRRVLLRFALLFAMIAVPFAAAAALSAVPIATTFAVIGIAGAYLLFWTLLALLVARLRWSSVANAATLAAVWIVLVLVLPTLAHVVINRAVPVNQGAEIALAQREMVNRAWDIPREDTMRRFYANHPRWADSPPLTHEFHYKWYLAFHQNGDESVAPLVQKYRAGLERRAALAESLGWVLPSVGVQALLTRMADTDLEAQLAYQDRIRAYHARLREFYYGYLFRDLPFGRADFDRAPKFEEGNQ
- a CDS encoding ABC transporter permease, whose amino-acid sequence is MSPVRLIAADELRLMRRNRVAVTAFVLLVLLTLAAALTSWTHQQGIADLRERHQAAAAEAFDAQPDRHPHRVVHYGTFIYRPLSPLAAFDPGVDAFTGSSMFLEGHRQNSANFGDVRQSSLLIRFGQLTPAFVLQIVAPLLLIFLGYGAVARERERGTLRLLMLQGASRGQLVRGKLGALSLVALLVGLPAMIGFALIAGEPGALALPMIVVALGYGIYLAAWVVGIVAVSAAAQRSRDALLLLLGIWAVVAILLPRIAPDVASAAVPLRDRLQTDVSIARDLRQIGDSHNPDDPHFAEFKQSVLDRYGADRVEDLPVNYKGLLALEGERLTSELFDRYSNESYDAQARQNGIINAIGLVSPTIALRSLSMAAAGTGFVGHRRFLEQAEAYRYDVVQRLNQLQADSVSYADDTASDAGADRRKRIEAGNWQAIPDFTYQAPDGAALTARALPGLGIVLAWLVLASLMLWRATRRLGAK
- a CDS encoding ABC transporter ATP-binding protein produces the protein MRQDQSTPILIDRLVLAYGGHRVLDGLSLQVPAGSITALLGGNGAGKSTTLAALLGFVRADSGTISVCGIDPGSNPDAARRKTAYLPENVALYEHLSATENAEYLLALSGEAQGKGAITDAFAAAGLQERAWDERLGGFSKGMRQKVAIAVALLRQVPVLLLDEPTSGLDPRATADFNALLSSVRERGTAVLMVTHDLLSAADVADRIGFLEAGRIVEEVTASGPERFDIRALHARFATAPGALAA
- a CDS encoding TonB-dependent siderophore receptor, producing MLISSHPSRLVLRSCAAACALCIGATSAHAQAQNSADEASQPAEQDEIVVLGTRNTVDRTLSSDRATERMSQSSRSIERDILDAAGTYRLSDALELVSGFSQQNNRGGVIDNFAVRGFLGTPDGGAEYYVNGFLANRGMAPPRDPATTERVEVLKGPAGALFGDVDPGGRVNIVTKVPRFTPQANVLISYGSFDTRRAEVDVTGPLSSTIAARIVVAAEDSDGWRDTVSIRRRIVAPSLTWRPSDALRLTYAGEFSQFDTPFDRGIPAIDGDANALPRSNYYGEPSNGLTRSRNNQHQVTGLAEIGGSWTLNGGVVWRTGTLKGLSADQSRIVGTSLWRQRRSRNFSVDDLSARLELAGQIGGHRVSIGVKGYRFFYGERWMRINPSAGAPYAIDLFDPVYGSTAAPLRPFTNNDESRWAGTIYVQDMWDVTDRLTLVGGARIDPYRQTIVNNNTGGTGRNIDEPVSLRVGARYQVSDVVAVHANWGENFSLNTGTDRNGDGFGPETGRGYELGIAADLPGIDLAATWFDIRKRDILTTDPVDPSYLAPVGSLVSRGIELDASARLGNRWQIVANYAWLDARADDEAFPTPAVLNVPEHSGTLLVVHQIPTGRGDWHLSGGVAYVGDRSGSVAATPVLLPGYVKAKAAIEAPLMEQLRFRLEVDNLFDERYAASSYSALWIYPGAPRTVRASLRFEI
- a CDS encoding Fur family transcriptional regulator, which encodes MKTSADMGGADRMSETQRPKLQSYLDAGRSRGVSWTPLRLQIMKLLWTHDRPWGRYELADALRKGGAEVYTNSIYRILSTLEEARLVIPIASSRAVQISPHPHEHDWAFVRCSHCEKARLIPFGAPARVVRDVIGATGHIPQQLVIECGGECAACQPTNQATHHTTPHHVRDSTAGLKQKASC